Proteins from a single region of Bartonella sp. M0283:
- a CDS encoding YcjF family protein, which produces MTSRKPQAINDLKSIEEDQSDPFLGEALSELNELENNNTPETKRTFTSGRIFLSSVLLLLILALGLSADGLIRSLFAEYQFLGFIALIITIVGGIALLCFIIGEVRALLRLASVDKIRKNAEEAALTDNINLARKSVEELIRYTARSPYISEGRQAMLSHNGEIIDGKALIHLAEYEILRPLDLEARKIILNSAKRVSVVTAVSPRAIIDLGYVLYEVVGLIRRLATLYGARPERFGLISLVKRVISHLAVTGTLAVGDGLVEQFIGQGLATRLSARLGEGVVNGLMTTRIGIATMDALRPFPFDGEKRPGISDFTGDLIGFSRNKDKEKLKKTLNREDNE; this is translated from the coding sequence ATGACCAGTCGTAAACCACAGGCAATAAACGACCTGAAGTCAATTGAGGAGGACCAGAGCGATCCTTTTCTGGGCGAGGCATTAAGCGAACTGAACGAGCTTGAGAATAATAACACACCCGAAACCAAACGCACTTTTACAAGCGGTAGAATATTTTTATCATCCGTCTTGCTATTATTAATTTTGGCACTCGGTTTATCGGCCGATGGCCTCATACGCTCGCTCTTTGCCGAATATCAATTTTTAGGCTTTATTGCCCTGATTATTACTATTGTAGGTGGTATCGCTCTCCTTTGCTTCATCATCGGTGAAGTGCGCGCATTATTGCGCCTCGCGTCAGTTGATAAAATAAGAAAAAATGCGGAAGAAGCCGCGCTAACGGACAACATCAATCTTGCGAGGAAATCGGTTGAAGAATTGATACGCTACACGGCCCGAAGCCCTTATATATCTGAAGGCAGACAGGCTATGTTGTCGCACAACGGAGAAATTATAGATGGTAAGGCACTGATCCATCTCGCCGAATATGAAATTCTACGCCCACTCGACCTTGAAGCGCGAAAAATCATTCTCAATTCGGCAAAACGTGTTTCAGTTGTGACGGCCGTGAGTCCGCGCGCTATTATTGATCTTGGCTATGTTCTTTATGAAGTTGTCGGGCTCATTCGTCGTCTGGCAACGCTTTATGGAGCACGTCCTGAACGTTTCGGACTGATTTCTCTCGTGAAGCGTGTCATTTCCCATCTTGCCGTCACCGGTACTCTTGCCGTCGGTGATGGTCTTGTCGAACAATTTATTGGACAGGGGCTCGCAACCCGTTTGTCTGCACGCTTGGGTGAAGGCGTAGTCAATGGCTTGATGACAACGCGCATCGGTATAGCGACAATGGACGCACTCCGCCCATTCCCGTTTGACGGAGAAAAAAGACCGGGTATCAGTGATTTTACCGGAGACCTGATTGGTTTTAGCCGGAATAAAGACAAAGAAAAATTAAAAAAAACACTTAATCGGGAAGATAACGAATAA
- a CDS encoding YcjX family protein: MPSLRSLKDEAVIAFDALKDRTKSTFNPTLRLGVTGLSGAGKTVFITSLIENLLHSGRLPIFEVAREGRLLNTRLAEQPDSKIARFEFEKHIDRLVNEKLWPQSTRSLSQLRLQLEFLTRSQSFSGSKQKKLSIDIIDYPGEWLLDLPLLDKNYREFSAQSIARANSPEHKAHAKAWLGAIRSVNFLNEANERDIEVLAESFKNYLRSAKNSGNMISALPPGRFLIPGGFEGAPVLSFSPLPDLGIAEFPENSIAKIMEQRYEAYKNLVIKPFFREYIARLDRQVILVDSLDAINGGTASILEMQDALSEILNCFRAGKNHLFSKLVQHKIDRILVAATKADYLHHINHSRLENITSEIVRTAVDKAELKGVLTDTLAVASLRSTKEGTSEKHGESLAVVIGTPMKGETIGDMVFDGKTETAIFPGDLPQSLSELLKENLSEKLQFVRFLPPQLKMNQPFPQIRLDRALEFLFGDYLI, translated from the coding sequence TTGCCTTCTTTGAGATCATTAAAAGACGAAGCAGTCATCGCATTCGATGCTTTGAAAGACCGGACGAAAAGCACGTTCAATCCCACGTTAAGGCTGGGGGTGACAGGCCTTTCGGGAGCCGGAAAGACGGTTTTCATCACATCGTTAATTGAAAATCTGCTGCACTCGGGTCGTCTGCCGATATTCGAAGTCGCACGAGAAGGAAGGCTGCTGAACACACGACTTGCCGAACAACCGGATAGCAAAATAGCTCGATTTGAATTCGAAAAACATATTGATCGGTTGGTCAATGAAAAACTTTGGCCGCAATCCACACGTTCACTTTCCCAACTTCGCTTGCAACTCGAATTTTTAACGCGTTCGCAAAGTTTTTCTGGTTCCAAGCAGAAAAAGCTCTCAATTGATATTATTGATTATCCCGGCGAATGGCTCCTTGATTTGCCATTACTTGATAAAAATTACCGTGAATTCAGTGCCCAATCAATTGCAAGAGCCAATTCACCGGAACACAAAGCACATGCGAAAGCCTGGCTTGGTGCTATCCGGAGTGTTAACTTCCTCAACGAGGCAAACGAACGAGATATTGAAGTTCTGGCAGAAAGTTTCAAAAACTATTTACGCTCGGCAAAAAATTCCGGTAACATGATATCTGCGCTCCCTCCGGGACGTTTTCTCATACCTGGCGGTTTCGAAGGCGCACCTGTTCTTAGCTTTTCTCCCCTACCCGATTTGGGCATTGCCGAATTTCCCGAAAACTCGATCGCAAAGATTATGGAACAGCGATATGAGGCCTATAAAAATTTGGTCATTAAACCATTTTTTCGGGAATATATTGCCCGTCTTGATCGTCAGGTCATTCTGGTTGATTCTCTTGACGCTATAAATGGGGGAACCGCTTCAATTCTCGAAATGCAAGATGCGTTAAGCGAAATTCTTAACTGTTTTAGGGCTGGCAAAAACCATCTTTTCAGTAAACTCGTCCAGCACAAGATCGATCGTATTTTGGTAGCCGCCACGAAAGCCGATTATCTCCACCATATCAACCATAGTCGTCTCGAAAATATCACCTCGGAAATTGTCAGGACTGCGGTGGATAAAGCAGAACTGAAAGGCGTTTTAACCGATACATTGGCAGTGGCTTCACTTCGTTCCACAAAAGAAGGTACAAGCGAAAAACACGGCGAAAGCTTGGCCGTTGTCATAGGGACACCGATGAAAGGTGAAACAATTGGCGATATGGTATTTGATGGTAAAACCGAAACAGCTATTTTTCCCGGTGATTTACCTCAATCTCTATCCGAACTGTTAAAAGAAAATTTGTCTGAAAAGTTACAATTTGTCCGTTTTTTGCCGCCGCAATTAAAAATGAACCAACCCTTTCCGCAAATCCGTCTCGACCGTGCATTGGAATTTCTATTCGGAGATTATTTGATATGA
- the dksA gene encoding RNA polymerase-binding protein DksA, whose product MSETLDAEYHPSEDEPFMSERQKVYFRAKLIAWKNDILREARETLENLQEENANQPDLADRASSETDRAIELRARDRQRKLIAKIDAALERLNDGTYGYCEETGEPISIKRLDARPIATLSIEAQERHEKREKVYKDE is encoded by the coding sequence ATGAGCGAAACATTGGACGCCGAGTATCATCCCAGCGAAGATGAGCCTTTCATGAGCGAAAGGCAAAAAGTTTATTTTCGTGCTAAACTTATAGCTTGGAAAAACGATATTTTACGCGAAGCACGCGAAACGCTCGAAAACCTGCAGGAAGAAAATGCTAATCAGCCGGATTTGGCGGATCGTGCTTCATCCGAAACGGACCGCGCAATCGAGCTACGCGCCCGAGATCGGCAACGCAAGTTGATCGCTAAAATCGATGCGGCATTGGAACGGTTGAACGATGGTACCTACGGTTATTGCGAGGAGACGGGGGAACCAATCAGCATAAAACGTCTGGATGCCCGTCCAATTGCGACCCTTTCTATTGAAGCTCAGGAACGTCACGAGAAGCGTGAAAAGGTTTATAAGGACGAATAG
- a CDS encoding DUF1476 domain-containing protein: protein MDGMKERADAFEQKYMIDEELRFKANAQRNRMIGLWAADRLGKTGEAADEYAKEVVKVSFQRGNEEAVIEKIVHDFQATNVAISETDLRKKMAQLLTESLERVRNS from the coding sequence ATGGACGGGATGAAAGAGCGTGCGGACGCTTTCGAACAAAAATATATGATCGATGAGGAACTTCGTTTCAAAGCCAATGCCCAGCGCAACCGCATGATCGGCCTTTGGGCTGCTGACCGCCTTGGTAAAACCGGTGAAGCTGCCGATGAATACGCTAAAGAAGTCGTCAAAGTTTCATTCCAGCGGGGGAACGAAGAAGCAGTTATCGAGAAAATCGTCCATGATTTTCAGGCTACCAATGTTGCTATTAGCGAAACCGACCTACGCAAGAAAATGGCGCAACTTCTCACAGAATCTCTGGAACGTGTTCGAAACAGTTGA
- a CDS encoding ATP-binding protein, with protein MKKPETLTHNWAFSNKNTQLLRYLAAIILSISVLVGIADCFMGEEQLNVLSLLLFLFLAIIGFAVLLLFLTGVLSNSKALENDSRALLIDAIDDAIILSDASGHIVSTNASCAKLNGFDSAKTVFSLFSSLEGIEPAFYRLTAKALAGQTAREELRGNSLHQPDTNETQAWYSLSVKPVKLNGRAFLIWRLEDTGFARNMYEPLFRNLQEAINHLDRAPAGFLSTDVNGRFLYINASLANLLHIDLQNFKIAGVTFDKVFKTFGQTSNWGEIRKNIDRADGSYEFFVDWHGEAQDYLKLIVCATKETSEQEEDIIYRFVLLPLSRQADIVPTLASLSDNFAYYFDNAPIALAMVDRRGELANMNRPFQLLFNIKSGKDEKKFLGDLFTLEGKRNLEDLIKKISEDPHAKFSIEVGLAGDENRHFRLFFLGISGETREQSEDAAILSVVETTAQKTLEDKMAQGQKLQAIGQLAGGIAHDFNNVLTAIIMSCDLLLASHRSSDPAHADLINIKNNANRAASLVQQLLAFSRRQTLRPEVVDLTELLSDVRNLLTPLLGSNIHLKFNHGRDLWSVKVDQASFQRVLMNLVINARDAMPKGGNITVTTTNLAKQKAADLGFEGLIADDYVELDVEDNGTGIPKAVQEKMFEPFFTTKEVGKGTGLGLSMVYGIVKQTGGFIYCESEEGKGTKFRIFLPRFIADPVKNEQKAIEPVKSLSEKNADLSGNATVLLVEDEAAVRMGGVRALQSRGYKVLEAENGIEALDIIAEHNGAVDLVVSDVVMPEMDGPTLLGEMRKKYPDIKFVFVSGYAKDAFAKNLPPDAVFGFLSKPFTLKQLAMKVKEMLSDEGTTDS; from the coding sequence ATGAAAAAGCCGGAAACATTGACGCATAATTGGGCTTTTTCGAATAAAAATACACAGTTATTACGTTATCTCGCCGCTATAATTTTGAGCATTAGTGTTCTGGTAGGGATTGCCGACTGCTTCATGGGAGAAGAACAGTTGAATGTTCTTTCTTTGTTGCTGTTTTTATTTCTTGCAATAATTGGATTTGCTGTACTTTTATTGTTTTTGACAGGTGTTTTATCCAATTCAAAAGCTTTGGAAAACGATAGTAGAGCGTTGCTCATCGATGCGATTGATGACGCAATCATCCTTTCGGATGCGTCCGGACATATCGTTTCCACCAATGCTTCATGCGCAAAGCTTAATGGTTTTGATAGCGCAAAAACTGTGTTTTCTCTTTTTTCATCGCTTGAGGGCATCGAGCCAGCATTTTATCGCCTAACTGCGAAAGCACTAGCGGGTCAAACAGCACGCGAAGAATTGCGCGGAAATTCGCTTCATCAGCCAGATACGAACGAAACACAAGCTTGGTACAGTCTTTCGGTTAAACCGGTAAAGCTGAACGGGCGCGCCTTTTTGATATGGCGTCTTGAAGATACAGGCTTTGCTCGCAATATGTACGAGCCACTTTTCCGGAATCTACAGGAAGCCATTAATCATCTTGATCGGGCACCTGCCGGTTTTCTTTCAACCGATGTCAATGGCAGATTTCTTTATATCAATGCGTCATTGGCAAATTTGCTTCATATTGATCTCCAAAATTTCAAAATAGCGGGTGTTACATTTGATAAAGTCTTCAAGACTTTCGGGCAAACGTCAAACTGGGGAGAAATCAGGAAAAATATAGATCGTGCGGATGGAAGCTATGAGTTTTTTGTCGATTGGCATGGTGAGGCCCAAGATTATTTGAAGCTTATCGTTTGCGCAACCAAAGAGACATCCGAACAAGAGGAAGATATTATCTATCGGTTTGTGTTGCTACCATTGTCAAGACAAGCCGATATCGTGCCTACATTAGCAAGCCTGTCTGATAATTTCGCTTATTATTTTGACAATGCTCCGATAGCCCTTGCAATGGTTGACCGGCGGGGTGAATTAGCGAACATGAATCGCCCATTCCAACTCCTTTTCAATATAAAAAGCGGCAAAGACGAAAAAAAATTTCTTGGTGATTTATTCACGCTTGAAGGGAAGCGTAATTTAGAGGATCTAATCAAAAAAATATCTGAAGACCCACATGCGAAATTTTCAATTGAAGTTGGTCTTGCCGGCGATGAAAATAGACATTTCCGTTTGTTTTTCTTAGGAATTTCGGGAGAAACGCGTGAACAGAGTGAAGACGCGGCAATATTGTCTGTCGTGGAGACGACAGCGCAAAAAACTCTGGAAGACAAAATGGCGCAAGGGCAAAAGCTGCAGGCGATCGGGCAGCTCGCCGGTGGTATTGCTCACGACTTCAATAATGTTTTGACAGCAATTATCATGTCATGTGATCTGCTTTTGGCAAGCCATCGCAGTTCCGATCCGGCTCATGCTGATCTTATCAATATCAAAAACAATGCCAATCGTGCTGCTTCGCTTGTTCAACAATTATTGGCTTTTTCTCGGCGCCAAACATTGCGGCCGGAAGTGGTAGACCTGACGGAATTGCTTTCTGATGTGAGAAATCTTTTGACACCCCTTTTGGGAAGCAACATCCATTTGAAGTTCAATCACGGCCGCGATTTGTGGAGTGTCAAAGTTGATCAGGCATCTTTTCAGCGCGTTTTGATGAACCTTGTCATCAATGCGCGCGATGCGATGCCCAAGGGTGGGAATATTACGGTTACGACCACCAATCTGGCAAAACAAAAGGCTGCAGATCTAGGTTTTGAAGGATTGATTGCTGACGATTATGTGGAGCTTGATGTAGAAGACAACGGTACAGGTATACCAAAAGCAGTTCAGGAAAAAATGTTCGAACCGTTTTTTACCACAAAAGAGGTAGGCAAGGGTACGGGGCTTGGTCTTTCGATGGTCTACGGGATTGTCAAACAGACCGGTGGTTTTATTTACTGTGAGAGCGAAGAGGGGAAAGGTACGAAATTCCGTATCTTCCTGCCAAGATTCATTGCCGACCCCGTCAAAAATGAACAAAAAGCAATTGAACCGGTAAAATCATTAAGTGAAAAAAATGCCGATCTGTCAGGGAATGCAACTGTTCTTCTTGTTGAAGATGAAGCGGCGGTGAGAATGGGTGGTGTGCGCGCTCTCCAATCGCGCGGCTATAAAGTGCTGGAGGCCGAAAACGGTATTGAGGCACTTGATATCATAGCAGAACATAATGGTGCCGTTGATCTTGTCGTATCCGATGTTGTCATGCCGGAGATGGACGGACCAACATTGCTTGGCGAAATGCGGAAAAAATATCCGGATATAAAATTTGTCTTTGTTTCAGGATATGCGAAAGACGCTTTTGCAAAAAATCTGCCGCCTGACGCGGTTTTCGGATTTTTGTCGAAACCTTTCACGCTGAAGCAGTTGGCAATGAAAGTGAAAGAAATGCTTTCCGACGAGGGTACAACCGATTCATAA
- the purB gene encoding adenylosuccinate lyase translates to MIPRYSRPEMVSIWSPETKYRIWFEIEAHACTALAKLGVIPEEAAKNIWEKGSKAKFDVSRIQEIEAVTKHDVIAFLTHLAEFIGPDSRFVHQGMTSSDVLDTTLNVQLMRASDILIKDMDELLKALKKRAFEYKDTVMIGRSHGIHAEPTTFGLKLAFAYAEFSRCRARLVAAKEEISTCAISGAVGTFANIDPRVEAYVADQLGMRPEPISTQIIPRDRHAMFFATLGVIASSIERLAIEIRHLQRTEVLEAEEYFSPGQKGSSAMPHKRNPVLSENLTGLARMIRSFAFPAMEDVALWHERDISHSSVERFIGPDSTITLDFALVRLTSVIDKLLVYPENMMKNLNKFHGLVNSQRVLLALTQKGVSREDAYRIVQRNAMQVWEHGKDFLQELLADPDVRRVLSEEEIREKFDLGYHTKHVDTIFHRVFG, encoded by the coding sequence ATGATACCGCGTTATTCCCGTCCTGAAATGGTCTCCATCTGGTCGCCAGAAACAAAATACCGCATCTGGTTCGAGATTGAGGCACACGCTTGCACAGCATTAGCCAAACTCGGTGTTATTCCGGAAGAAGCTGCAAAAAATATCTGGGAAAAGGGGAGCAAGGCAAAATTCGATGTTTCCCGTATTCAGGAGATTGAAGCTGTAACAAAACATGATGTTATCGCTTTTTTGACGCATCTTGCCGAATTCATTGGGCCTGATTCGCGTTTTGTCCACCAAGGCATGACGTCTTCCGATGTGCTCGACACGACGCTCAATGTTCAACTCATGCGCGCCTCCGATATTTTGATCAAAGACATGGACGAGTTACTCAAAGCTCTTAAAAAACGTGCTTTTGAATATAAAGACACGGTCATGATCGGTCGCAGCCACGGCATTCATGCAGAACCGACAACTTTCGGGCTTAAATTGGCATTTGCCTATGCCGAATTTTCACGCTGCCGCGCGCGGCTTGTTGCAGCAAAAGAGGAAATCTCTACCTGTGCCATTTCAGGTGCTGTCGGGACATTTGCCAATATCGACCCGCGTGTGGAAGCTTATGTGGCCGATCAATTGGGCATGCGTCCTGAGCCGATTTCAACACAAATTATTCCGCGTGACAGACATGCAATGTTTTTTGCAACACTCGGTGTTATTGCTTCATCTATAGAACGTCTGGCAATCGAAATTCGTCACTTGCAAAGAACAGAAGTTCTTGAAGCCGAAGAATATTTCTCGCCCGGCCAAAAGGGGTCGTCTGCGATGCCCCATAAACGCAATCCGGTTCTTTCAGAAAATCTCACCGGTCTTGCGCGTATGATACGTTCTTTTGCCTTTCCGGCTATGGAAGATGTTGCTCTTTGGCATGAACGAGACATTTCCCATTCCTCAGTAGAGAGATTTATCGGTCCGGATTCCACTATCACTCTTGATTTCGCATTGGTACGGCTTACTTCGGTTATTGATAAGCTGCTCGTCTATCCCGAAAATATGATGAAAAACCTTAACAAGTTTCATGGTTTGGTGAATTCGCAACGCGTACTTCTGGCTCTGACACAAAAAGGCGTTAGTCGCGAGGACGCATATCGGATTGTTCAGCGCAATGCTATGCAGGTTTGGGAACATGGGAAAGATTTTCTTCAGGAACTTCTCGCTGACCCTGATGTCCGTCGCGTTTTGAGCGAGGAAGAAATTCGTGAAAAATTTGACCTCGGATATCATACAAAACATGTCGATACTATTTTTCACCGGGTATTCGGATAG
- a CDS encoding histidine phosphatase family protein, which yields MSDHQRITLGLMRHGEAEAGTKFGKDIDRPLSEKGRFDAKTIGTILPDYISGPLAIICSPAERTRQTLDALCLKSSISLKIFDKLYYGNFDDYISLISTSFQAGGPLLVIGHNPAISQVVTKLNHNCLPVASLPRFLQPANLALFDFPQAQNRISIGRGKFIALIKP from the coding sequence ATGAGTGATCACCAACGAATAACTTTAGGGCTTATGCGGCATGGAGAGGCGGAAGCCGGTACAAAATTTGGAAAAGACATCGATCGTCCATTATCTGAAAAAGGCCGTTTTGACGCAAAAACAATCGGAACAATACTTCCCGATTATATCTCTGGTCCGTTGGCAATAATATGTTCTCCGGCAGAGAGAACACGACAAACTCTTGATGCGCTTTGCCTGAAATCAAGTATAAGCCTGAAAATATTTGACAAATTATATTATGGAAATTTTGATGATTATATCTCACTCATCTCAACAAGTTTCCAAGCCGGTGGTCCATTGCTTGTCATCGGTCATAATCCGGCCATAAGCCAGGTCGTTACAAAGTTGAACCATAATTGCCTTCCGGTTGCTTCCCTTCCCCGTTTTTTGCAACCGGCAAATCTTGCTTTATTCGATTTTCCTCAAGCCCAAAACCGAATATCAATTGGCAGGGGAAAGTTTATCGCGCTCATCAAACCATGA
- a CDS encoding alpha/beta hydrolase, whose protein sequence is MRANEVDILIVPGYQGSGPDHWQTRWEQKLSTAHRVEQAEWSKPVREDWTRELIKEVEAAQKPVVIVAHSLGVPTFILSVPFLGKKVRGAFLVAPPDVANPEIRPKHLMTFGPYPRDRLPFPSIVIASRNDEYCNFAVAEEIAKDWGSLFLDAGEAGHINSASGYGPWPEGLMVFSQFLGKL, encoded by the coding sequence ATGAGGGCAAATGAGGTTGATATCCTAATTGTTCCCGGTTATCAGGGCTCCGGCCCTGATCATTGGCAAACACGATGGGAGCAAAAGCTTTCAACAGCCCATCGCGTCGAGCAGGCCGAATGGTCCAAACCGGTTCGTGAAGACTGGACGCGGGAATTAATCAAGGAAGTTGAAGCGGCTCAAAAACCTGTTGTGATTGTCGCCCATTCACTTGGCGTTCCCACATTTATCCTTTCGGTACCTTTTCTTGGCAAAAAAGTGCGAGGTGCCTTTCTTGTTGCTCCACCTGACGTGGCAAATCCCGAAATTCGCCCAAAACACCTTATGACATTTGGTCCCTACCCGCGTGACCGTTTGCCGTTTCCTTCAATCGTTATTGCGAGTCGCAATGACGAATATTGCAATTTTGCCGTTGCCGAAGAGATTGCAAAAGACTGGGGCTCTTTATTTCTTGATGCAGGAGAAGCCGGTCATATAAATTCGGCCTCGGGTTACGGACCGTGGCCAGAAGGTCTTATGGTCTTTTCCCAATTTCTCGGAAAGCTTTAA
- the rpe gene encoding ribulose-phosphate 3-epimerase, with translation MSLQQIIAPSILASDFSRLGQEITDVVAAGADWIHVDVMDGHFVPNITFGPDVVKAIRPVTNAVFDVHLMISPVDSYLESFAKAGADIITVHAESTPHPHRSLQAIKALGKKAGISLNPGTPEHVIEYLLDQIDLILVMTVNPGFGGQSFIPAMVEKIKKIHAMIGNRPITLEVDGGVTVDTIGSAASAGANAFVAGSAIFKNGNKEIYKTRIDALRKAARR, from the coding sequence ATGTCTTTGCAACAAATAATTGCCCCTTCAATTCTGGCTTCAGACTTTTCCCGTCTTGGTCAGGAAATTACAGATGTCGTCGCCGCTGGTGCTGACTGGATTCATGTTGACGTGATGGACGGCCATTTTGTGCCCAATATAACCTTTGGTCCGGATGTTGTAAAAGCGATAAGACCGGTTACAAACGCCGTCTTCGATGTGCATCTGATGATCTCTCCTGTTGATTCCTATCTTGAAAGTTTCGCCAAAGCGGGAGCAGATATTATAACAGTCCATGCCGAATCGACTCCGCATCCACACCGGTCTTTGCAGGCGATAAAAGCATTGGGCAAGAAAGCGGGCATTTCGCTTAATCCGGGCACACCGGAACATGTCATTGAATATCTTCTTGATCAAATTGATCTCATTCTTGTTATGACAGTCAATCCGGGGTTTGGCGGCCAGAGTTTTATTCCTGCGATGGTCGAGAAAATCAAAAAAATACACGCGATGATTGGAAATCGGCCAATTACACTCGAAGTTGATGGCGGAGTTACAGTCGACACAATCGGGAGCGCGGCTTCGGCTGGCGCAAATGCTTTTGTTGCAGGATCTGCAATATTTAAAAACGGCAATAAAGAAATTTACAAAACACGCATTGACGCCTTGCGCAAAGCAGCAAGACGCTGA
- the purS gene encoding phosphoribosylformylglycinamidine synthase subunit PurS — protein MKARVTVTLKTGVLDPQGKAIVGALDSLDFKGVESVRQGKVFDLVLNDLPLDEAKKQLTAMCEQLLANTVIENYQIEIL, from the coding sequence ATGAAAGCGCGCGTAACCGTTACCTTAAAGACAGGCGTTCTCGATCCACAGGGGAAAGCCATTGTCGGCGCTTTGGATAGCCTTGATTTCAAAGGCGTCGAGTCCGTCAGGCAGGGCAAAGTTTTTGACCTCGTGCTTAACGATCTCCCCTTAGACGAGGCAAAAAAACAACTGACAGCAATGTGTGAACAGCTGCTCGCCAATACAGTTATCGAGAATTATCAGATAGAAATTCTTTAA
- a CDS encoding flavin reductase — protein MTEHSTHLISSDKPVVTVSSVDYRNAMSHFAGAVHIVTTDGLKNRRGVTISACCSLSDNPPTVLVCLMRQHEENRIFIENEKFCVNTLAGHHKNLSDVFAGRGGLSQEQRFLQAEWGTLRTGSPVLSDALVALDCQLVGWHIHATHYVLIGEVVAVKTHPGLDALMYLDRNYRTLPLI, from the coding sequence ATGACTGAACATTCGACACATTTAATTTCGTCAGACAAGCCGGTTGTCACGGTTTCGTCGGTTGACTACCGTAATGCGATGAGCCATTTTGCCGGAGCAGTTCATATTGTCACAACTGATGGCTTGAAAAACAGACGGGGTGTGACGATTTCGGCCTGTTGCTCTCTTTCCGATAACCCTCCGACTGTTCTTGTTTGTCTGATGCGACAACATGAAGAAAACAGAATTTTTATTGAAAATGAAAAGTTCTGTGTAAATACATTGGCAGGGCATCACAAAAACCTGTCGGATGTTTTTGCCGGCCGCGGGGGACTTTCCCAAGAGCAACGATTTTTGCAGGCAGAATGGGGCACATTGAGAACAGGGTCGCCGGTTCTCTCCGACGCGCTTGTTGCTCTTGATTGCCAGTTGGTTGGTTGGCACATTCATGCCACCCATTATGTTTTGATTGGTGAAGTGGTGGCGGTTAAAACTCATCCCGGACTTGATGCCCTGATGTATCTTGACCGCAACTATCGAACATTGCCACTGATTTAG
- the purC gene encoding phosphoribosylaminoimidazolesuccinocarboxamide synthase — MNRRNRVYEGKAKILYEGPEPGTYIQFFKDDATAFNAKKHEIIDGKGVLNNRISEYIFTQLARIGIPTHFIKRINMREQLIKAVDMVPLEVVVRNVAAGSLSKRLDIEEGTPLPQSIIEFYYKKDKLDDPMVSEEHITAFGWATPAELEDIMQLSIRINDFLTGLFVGVGIELVDFKMEFGRLWEGDVMHIVLADEISPDSSRLWDINTKEKMDKDRFRRDMGGLIEAYQEVAKRLGIMNENEQPRPNGPVLVK; from the coding sequence ATGAACCGTCGTAATCGCGTCTATGAAGGCAAAGCGAAAATTTTATATGAAGGGCCCGAGCCGGGCACTTACATCCAGTTTTTTAAGGATGATGCTACCGCGTTCAATGCGAAAAAGCATGAAATTATTGACGGTAAAGGAGTTTTGAACAACCGCATATCAGAATATATTTTCACCCAGCTTGCACGTATCGGTATTCCGACCCACTTTATCAAACGCATCAATATGCGCGAACAGCTCATCAAAGCTGTTGATATGGTACCACTCGAAGTTGTTGTTAGAAATGTTGCCGCCGGCTCTTTGTCAAAACGGCTCGACATTGAAGAAGGTACTCCCCTACCCCAATCGATCATCGAATTTTACTATAAAAAAGATAAACTTGATGATCCGATGGTATCGGAAGAACATATTACTGCCTTCGGCTGGGCTACTCCTGCCGAACTTGAGGATATTATGCAACTTTCCATAAGGATCAACGATTTTCTGACCGGCTTGTTTGTCGGTGTCGGCATTGAACTTGTGGACTTCAAGATGGAATTTGGCCGATTGTGGGAAGGTGACGTTATGCATATTGTACTCGCTGACGAAATTTCACCCGATTCTTCACGTCTTTGGGACATCAATACCAAGGAAAAAATGGACAAGGACCGCTTCCGCCGCGATATGGGTGGGCTGATTGAAGCCTATCAGGAAGTTGCAAAACGGTTGGGAATCATGAATGAGAATGAGCAACCCCGACCAAATGGTCCTGTTCTTGTTAAATAA